One Methylosinus sp. LW4 genomic region harbors:
- a CDS encoding LLM class flavin-dependent oxidoreductase, with the protein MNPRFGYLCLFDNPTLEAGRALTRQLILVREAERMRFDDIWFAEHHFDDHFPSGANSVMLGYAAGVTMRARIGSASFLPALRDPIQLAEDVASIDLLTKGRFSFGVASGADFPKQTLNFGVAPEDANERGLEALELVERLLLESEVTHKGKYFQVEKLSLSPRPEQKVPTWIATTAESTIRLAARKGYGLMASATCTNDELHRILGVYKDEAPDGDPRLVLARFGFATQERAEAVSIATPYLEDYCAKANAARAEGEAPLDPQALLSMSLVGSFKEVADQVNSLNEEFGVHGIAMAPTTSQFDTVKRCLAAFVDEIRLRLPVD; encoded by the coding sequence ATGAATCCGCGTTTTGGTTATCTCTGCCTGTTCGACAATCCGACCCTCGAGGCCGGCCGCGCCTTGACGCGCCAGCTCATATTGGTGCGTGAGGCGGAGCGCATGCGCTTCGACGACATTTGGTTCGCCGAGCATCATTTCGACGATCATTTCCCGAGCGGCGCCAACTCTGTGATGCTCGGCTATGCGGCGGGCGTCACCATGCGGGCGCGGATCGGCTCGGCGTCTTTTCTGCCGGCGCTGCGCGATCCGATCCAGCTCGCCGAAGATGTCGCCAGCATCGATCTCTTGACCAAGGGCCGGTTCAGCTTCGGCGTCGCCAGCGGCGCCGATTTTCCCAAGCAGACCCTCAATTTCGGCGTCGCGCCGGAGGACGCCAACGAGCGCGGCCTGGAGGCGTTGGAGCTCGTCGAGCGCCTGCTGCTGGAGAGCGAGGTCACGCATAAGGGCAAATATTTCCAGGTGGAGAAGCTGAGCCTCTCGCCGCGGCCGGAGCAGAAGGTTCCGACCTGGATCGCGACGACGGCGGAGAGCACGATTCGCCTCGCTGCGCGCAAGGGCTATGGGCTCATGGCGTCGGCGACCTGCACGAATGACGAACTGCATCGCATTCTCGGCGTCTACAAAGACGAGGCGCCCGACGGCGACCCGCGTCTGGTGCTCGCGCGCTTCGGCTTTGCGACACAGGAACGCGCCGAGGCGGTGTCGATCGCGACCCCCTATCTCGAGGATTATTGCGCCAAGGCCAACGCCGCGCGCGCCGAGGGCGAGGCGCCGCTCGATCCGCAGGCGCTTTTGTCCATGTCGCTGGTCGGCAGCTTCAAGGAGGTCGCGGACCAGGTGAACAGTCTGAACGAGGAGTTCGGCGTGCATGGCATAGCGATGGCGCCCACCACCTCGCAATTCGACACGGTGAAGCGCTGTCTCGCGGCTTTCGTCGACGAGATTCGTCTGCGTCTGCCGGTGGATTGA